The genome window TAAAGCACTTTACCTGAGGTTTCATTAAGAATGCTGCAATTCGCCTCAACAGGGAAGTCTaacatgcatgcacacgcacgcacacgcacacacgcacacacacacgcacacacgcacacacacacacacacacacaggtaaaacCCCTGCAGGCCCATCAAACACGCTCTCAGAGGTTCTGGGGATTTGACGGCGGCGTTATGAAGAGCTTCGTCTTGGATGTAGGGGGGCGCTCGTCCTGCTTTAGTGGGCGGTCCCGCGGAGACGAAGTCCAGAGAGTCTGACTCGCCCCGACTTCGAGTCTTGCCCCGCCCATCTGGGCGGTTCCTATGAGCTCCTCGTGGCTGAAAGAAGCTCTCcagaggtttttcttttttttttttttacaggacgAGCTTCGGCCTGGCCCATCGTGGCGAAGTCAAACGTGGTCAGCTGGTATTTGAGTGACTCCGCCCTCTGACCCGGGAAGGAAGGGGAGCCTGGGGGAGCAGGGCTGGGGCAGAGAGCCGCTTTActcggtggaggaggaggaggaggaggagaagctacaaacaaacaagatgGCTACGTTATCATCTTTCACGCGAGACGCTGACGGCGAGTTCAAACGCACGGGGCGGGGTCACCTCTGAAGCCTGCGGACCATGTGAGCCACCAGCGAATCGGAGATGCCGGGGAAGGCCTCCTCGGCCAACAGGATGGCTTCCCTCAGCTGGTCCAGGACCATGGGGTTCCCgttcacctcctcctgcctcgCCTTGAGCTgggagccaggaggaggagaaggcagaCAGTCGGTTAGATGAGATGCGGTTTGAAtggactcgggggggggggggttgtcgacCCCTCACCTCGGAAAGCGCAGGAGAGATGACGGTGACCAGGCTCTGTGAATAAGGCCTCTTTGGAATGTCTTTCTGTGGGAGGATGAAGGGGGAGGAGATTAAAGCCGTGCGTCTTCacctcaggggggggggtctgtgatTTGGTGACGATCTCACCTGGTCTGCCGACCCCGACTGCCCCTCCCCGTTCTGAAGCTTCTTGGGGTCCTTCTCCCGGATCGTGAAGATCCAGTCGTCGCTGCCGAAGTCGTTTCCGCCCGACGCCTGGCCgtcctgctctctgattggacagaagcgaAAGCGGCGTCGAGCCTTCAGCTCATTGAAACAAACGTGGGAGGAGAACAATCCCGTTTCTCGGCGCCGGACTTACGAGTCGGACTCGTCAGAACTGGACTCGTTGGCTCTCGCCTGCTCCGCCTTCCACCTCTTGTACTTGTCCACCAGCTCGGTCAGGTAGGAGGTCTTTTTCGCGTGGCGGACGATCAGCTTATGCTTCAGCAGCTCTTTGGCCGTCGGCCtctgcgagggggggggggggggtaaaagaggCGGGACACGGTGACGCGGTCGCCAGGGGGGGaaccgggggggtgggggggggaagccaCTCACGAAACTGGGCTCCTTGTTGAGACACGCCTCCACGAACTCCTTGAGCGGCTTGCTGTAGTTGCCCTCCAGCGTGGGGGCGCTGTTCTTTGGGGATGAGGAATAAAACCTTCATGGGGTGGAGCTCGGCGTGCGGCGGGTCGCCCTTCGCCAGCTCGATGGCCGTGATGCCCAGAGACCAGATATCAGCCTGGAAGGCACGGAGAGGCGGGGTTTACCCGGCGGCGCGGAGGCCAGCGAACGGTTGCAGCCGCCGGCGACCTCACCTTGGAGTCGTAGGCCGACTGTTTGATGACCTCGGGGGCCATCCAGAAGGGCGTGCCGACGAAGGTGTTGCGTTTGATCTGCGTGTCGGTGAGCTGCCCCGCCACGCCGAAGTCCGCCAGCTTCACCTCGCCTTGCTCCGACAGCAGCACGTTGGCGGCTGCGAGGGAGCGGCGGACGACAAGTGGGCGtgagaagccccgcccactcggGGGTCGCGCGCCGATTTATTTCATAAAGACCCAACGGCGACCGGCCGCGTCGGGGTCCAAACGCGAATAAGTGGAGGCCGACGCCCATCAAAGCAGCACCCTACCTTTGATGTCCCGGTGGATCTTCTTCTCAGAGTGCAGATACTCCAGGCCCTTCAGGATCTCTCTCAGGACGGTGGCGATCTGCGTCTCGTCCAGCGCGCCGGGCTCCATCTggaggacgccccccccccccaaaaaacattaGAAGCTATTTTCAGCGACGTCGGCGGTCAGAGGTTTGAAACCGGGCCGGTAAGAACCGCTCACCAAGTCTAACGCGGAGCCTCCGCCCAAATATTCCATGATGATCCATAGCTTGGTGTCCTGGAGGGAGagcgggaggaggcggggcgtTTAGCTGCTTATGGCGAGGAGTGAAAAC of Brachionichthys hirsutus isolate HB-005 chromosome 24, CSIRO-AGI_Bhir_v1, whole genome shotgun sequence contains these proteins:
- the LOC137911912 gene encoding LOW QUALITY PROTEIN: serine/threonine-protein kinase 24-like (The sequence of the model RefSeq protein was modified relative to this genomic sequence to represent the inferred CDS: deleted 1 base in 1 codon), with protein sequence MEYLGGGSALDLMEPGALDETQIATVLREILKGLEYLHSEKKIHRDIKAANVLLSEQGEVKLADFGVAGQLTDTQIKRNTFVGTPFWMAPEVIKQSAYDSKADIWSLGITAIELAKGDPPHAELHPMKVLFLIPKNSAPTLEGNYSKPLKEFVEACLNKEPSFRPTAKELLKHKLIVRHAKKTSYLTELVDKYKRWKAEQARANESSSDESDSEQDGQASGGNDFGSDDWIFTIREKDPKKLQNGEGQSGSADQKDIPKRPYSQSLVTVISPALSELKARQEEVNGNPMVLDQLREAILLAEEAFPGISDSLVAHMVRRLQSFSSSSSSSTE